The genomic region TGCTCCCCAGAGAAAAATATTCTCCCTTCCGGTTTTCGAAGTGACGTCATATCCTGTTCCGTAAAAGTGGCAGGCCAGTAGCTGAATGCTCCCATAAACAAAGGGTCGGTATTCCATCTTGAGATCTTGAAATCCAGGGGTTCCGGAATGGTTATATTAGGGTACATGGTTTTAAGGGTCCGCTGCATTTCCGCTAGAATGTCCCTATCCGTGGACCGGTCGGCCCAAGTGGAGTCTTGGCCAAATAGGGATAACTGCAGAATGTTACTCTCTGGATAAATTGAGTTCATATTGAGCCAACAGCTGAAACGCCCGCGTAACTTTGATGCGAATAATATGAATAAGGTGTCATCCCAAAATGCTCCCTGATACCTTACGTAAATGTGAGTGTATTTGTTGATAGCAAATTTGTCAATGGCAAGCATTTTGGATTTCGATAATTCTGGTGTAAATCTGACTTTTCTTTCCTGGAGCACGCCAAGACTAAAGGTCACTATCGCATAGTCTGCTGTGTACGATTCTCCATCAGCAGTTAAAACCGTGACGTCACTTCCGCTTTGATCTATGCTGACAACAGTTTTATCGTACTCCACTCGAAAGTCATCTTGGTCAAGAATGTCGTCATGTAATTTTCGAACAATTGAGGCAAATCCCTGAGGGTCTTTTACAGCGAGCATTTCGAAATTTCCGAAATCTTCGTAAGTTTCGTTCATGTTGAGATTGGATCCAGACAAAACGTCCGGACCTGCGCCGACTTCAAAGTCAAGGACAAACGTTTCCACGACGTCATCAACCGGCGATTTTGGACGCCATTCGAAGTGACGTAGCCCCGATTGCACGTTGAAATCAGGCGATCTTGTGACTTTAGAGTGTGTTCCGTGGGCGTTGaactgtttcaaaacatttgtgaTATTGGCTAAGGCGACGTTAGCGTTATCAGTGACGTCATATCCGTTTTCATCCCTTACCGTCCAGTCGTCGACGGCACTTCCAACAAGGGAGATGTTGTATTTCATAGCGAGGTCATAGAGAGGGTTTGACCCCTTTCCGTAAATCCACATGGCCCCGAGTTCCACGGTATGGCTCCCGAGGGTCGCCTCGTGGATGCGGCCCCCTAGGCGACCGGAAGCCTCAATAATCCGGAAGTTCTGGTGCCCGGCCTCGTGGAGCGTCTTTGCAGCGGTTATACCGGAAATACCAGCACCCAGTATCAGGATCCGACCACCTGAAACGAAAAAAATCGATTCATGAAATTAATCACTTTCAAAATGATTATACCACCATTAACACGTACTGTACTGCTCAAATAATGACGACTGCCGTTGAAGTccagtaattcatagttattttatgctagatagttggtaggagtgacccctttgataaatctgaagaaaaaaataaaatattttaggttaaatgtcactaaattttgtacaggtcaaatgacaccaaagaaggagctcattcccaccaaatcactgtggtcaaaatgaatgcaaacgtaaattaacaaaatcaatatacatgtatcagaATCTGTCAAGAATTGAACATTGCAGCGAAAACTGtcaacattcaaatgtttatgttcatgTAATAGTATAAATGACGTTActttaaaacaagtaaatatgGAGGCTTTGTTCGtgctttaaacaaatatgctgTCCAAAGTCGAGTAAGTGCGAATATTGCGGTAAAAATAA from Mya arenaria isolate MELC-2E11 chromosome 3, ASM2691426v1 harbors:
- the LOC128227614 gene encoding uncharacterized protein LOC128227614, with protein sequence MLCKYGFTFIIVLDLFCRRNGTEHEQKGGRILILGAGISGITAAKTLHEAGHQNFRIIEASGRLGGRIHEATLGSHTVELGAMWIYGKGSNPLYDLAMKYNISLVGSAVDDWTVRDENGYDVTDNANVALANITNVLKQFNAHGTHSKVTRSPDFNVQSGLRHFEWRPKSPVDDVVETFVLDFEVGAGPDVLSGSNLNMNETYEDFGNFEMLAVKDPQGFASIVRKLHDDILDQDDFRVEYDKTVVSIDQSGSDVTVLTADGESYTADYAIVTFSLGVLQERKVRFTPELSKSKMLAIDKFAINKYTHIYVRYQGAFWDDTLFILFASKLRGRFSCWLNMNSIYPESNILQLSLFGQDSTWADRSTDRDILAEMQRTLKTMYPNITIPEPLDFKISRWNTDPLFMGAFSYWPATFTEQDMTSLRKPEGRIFFSGEHLHSLHYGFAHGAYIVAQSVARDVMECVKNGHAECTCSFDLDLDTQDHCHKQQCNATKHCFLNYKYHYLYDVHLTFWCMGVVIVTMVSTSVLHLSGASDSIIAVY